ACCGGCACATTTCCAACGCAGGCGTGCGTGCCGAGTTCGAGCAGGCCTGGGGCGTGACCCTGCAGCCCGACCCGGGCCTGCGCATCCCCAACATGTTTGAAGCCGCACTGGACGGCAGCTTCAAGGCGCTGTACTGCCAGGGTGAGGACATCGCCCAGAGCGACCCCAACACCCAACACGTGACCGCTGCGCTGCAGGCGATGGAGTGCGTGGTGGTGCAGGACATTTTCCTCAACGAAACCGCCAAGTTCGCCCACGTGTTCCTGCCGGGCAGCTCGTTTCTGGAGAAGGACGGCACCTTCACCAACGCCGAGCGGCGCATCTCGCGGGTGCGCAAGGTCATGGAGCCGCTGGCCGGCAAGGCCGACTGGGAGGCGACCGTGGCGTTGGCCAATGCCTTGGGCTACCCCATGCGCTACGGCCACCCTTCCGAGATCATGGACGAAATTGCCCGCCTGACCCCGAGCTTCCGCCGGGTCAGTTACGCCGAAATCGACCGCCACGGCAGCCTGCAATGGCCGTGCAACGACGCCGCCCCCGACGGCACGCCGACCATGCACATCGACCAGTTCGTGCGGGGCAAGGGGCGTTTCATGCTGACCGGTTACGTGCCCACCGACGAAAAGGTCAACAACCGCTACCCGCTGCTGCTGACCACCGGGCGCATCCTCAGCCAGTACAACGTCGGCGCCCAGACCCGGCGTACCCGCAACGTGGCGTGGCATGACGCCGACCGCCTGGAAATCCACCCCACTGACGCCGAGAGCCGCGGCATCCGCGACGGCGACTGGGTCGGCATCGGCAGCCGTGCCGGGCAGACGGTGCTGCGCGCCAAGGTCAGTGCGCGGGTGGCGCCGGGGGTGGTGTACACCACGTTCCACTTCCCCGAATCGGGCGCCAACGTGATCACCACCGACAACTCCGACTGGGCCACCAACTGCCCGGAGTACAAAGTTACGGCGGTAGAGGTGGTGAAGGTGTTCCAGCCGTCGCAATGGCAGAAGCGCTACCAGGATTTCAGCGATGAACAGCGGCGTTTGCTGCAGGAGCGGCGCAGCGCGGAAAAAGCCGAGGTGCGCCGATGAGCCATGAAAACCTGGTGAAGATGGCCAACCAGATTGCCCATTACTTTGACAGCGAGCCGGACCATGCGCTGGCGGTGAAGGGGGTGCAGCAGCATTTGCAAAGCTTCTGGACGCCGGCGATGCGGCGGCAGTTGGGGCAGTGGATTGCGGCCAGTGGCGGGGAGGGGGTGGACCCGAAGGTGGTGGAAGCTTTGGGTTAAGGGGGCTGTGCCGACCTCATCGCGGATAAATCCGCTCCTACAACGCACCCCTGTAGGAGCGGATTTATCCGCGATGAGGCCAGCACAGGAAGATGAAATGTCCGTCATCTACCCCTGTCCCACCTACTAGCAATGCTACGCTCGCCAAAACCCTGGCAATCGGATACCCACCATGGACATGAACTGGCACCAGGCCTTGCAAGAGAGCCTGAGCTGGCTGGCAATCGCCTCGTTCATCACCTTCATCGGCTTCACCGCCGCCGCAACCCTGGCCGTGCGCTACACCCGCTGGGGCAGGCAGTTCTGGCAACTGGCCGGCCCGTATTTCACCTTCAGGCGCAGTTGGCGGCCTTTGCTGGTGTTCGCCCTGCTGCTGGTGCTGACGCTGTTCTCGGTGCGCCTGAACGTGCTGTTCTCGTTCTGGTACAACGGCTTCTACAGCGCATTGCAGGGCCTGGACCAAACGGCCTTCTGGTACATGCTCGGCGTGTTCGCGGTGCTGGCCACCATTCACGTGCTGCGCTCGTTGTTCACCTTCTACGTCACCCAGGCATTCAGCATCCGCTGGCGGGTATGGCTTACCGAACGCTTGACCGGCGACTGGATGCGCGGTGACGCCTATTACCGTGGCCAGTTCCTCGCCGAACCGGTAGACAACCCCGACCAGCGTATCGAACTTGACGTGAATGCCTTCGTCACCAATTCCGTCTCATTGGCGTTGGGCGCGGTCAGTGCGCTGGTGTCGCTAGTGGCATTCACCGCTATCCTCTGGGGCCTGTCGGCACCGCTTACGGTGGCGGGGGTCGAGATCCCCAGGGCAATGGTGTTCGCGGTGTACGTGTACGTGCTGATCGCCACCTGGATCGCCTTCCGCCTCGGGCAACCGCTGATTCGGCTGAACTTCCTGAACGAAAAACTCACCGCCAACTTCCGTTATGCGCTGATGCGCCTGCGGGAAAACGCCGAAAACATCGCCTTCTACCAGGGCGCACAGGTAGAGCGGGCGACCTTGCTGGGCCGCTTTGGCGCCTTGATCGTCAACGTCTGGGCGCTGGTGTTTCGAAACCTCAAATTCAGCGGCTTCAACCTGGGCGTCAGCCAGGTGGCCGTGGTGTTCCCGTTCATCTTGCAGGCGCCTCGGTTCTTCAGCGGGGCGATCAAGCTGGGTGACGTGATGCAGACATCGCAGGCGTTTGGCCAGGTGCAGGATTCGCTGTCGTTCTTCCGTGAATCCTACGACACGTTCGCCCAATACCGCGCCACCCTCGACCGTTTGACCGGCTTTCTCGATGCCAATGAAAAGGCCAGCGCGCTGCCCCGTGTGCTCACCGAAGACCAGCCCCAGGCGCTGGACATCGTCGGCCTGCAGGTCATGCGCCCCGATGGCCATGCCCTGATCGCCAACCTCGACCTGCGCTTGCAGGCCGGCCAGGCGCTGCTGATCAAGGGCCCGTCGGGCAGCGGCAAAACCACTTTGCTGCGCGCGCTGGCGGGCTTGTGGCCTTATGCCGAAGGTGAAGTGCGACGGCCAACGGGCAGCCAGGCGCTATTTCTGCCCCAGCGGCCCTATCTGCCGTTGGGCGACCTGCGGGCCGCCATCGCCTACCCGGCCGACGCCCGGCCCGAGGATGAAGCGCGCATGCAACAGGCCCTGCGCCAGGTCAACCTGGGGCACCTGGCCGAGCGGCTGGCGGTGAGCAGTGACTGGTCGCACATCCTGTCGCTGGGCGAGCAGCAGCGGCTGGCGTTCGCCCGGGTGCTGTTCAACCGGCCGCAGGTGGTGTTTCTCGACGAGTCCACGTCGGCCATGGATGAGGGGCTGGAGCACGCGCTGTATTCGCTGTTGCGCACGCAAATGCCGGACACCTTGCTGGTCAGTGTGGGGCACCGCAGTACCTTGGCGGGGTTCCATACCCATCGGCTGGAAGTGGACGGGCAGGGTGGCTGGGCGCTGCTGGAACAGCAGGCGGCGGGCGAGGTGCTGGCGTAGGGGCTGGCAGGTGTGCTGGCGGGCAAGCCCGCGCCTGCGGGGGCGGGTTCAGAAGGTCGCCGGTGTGTTGATCCACAGAATGCGGGCGATGCTGGCCGAGGTGTTTCGGTAGCCGTGCGGGATCGTGCTCGGGAAGTGAAAGGAGTCCCCCGCCTGCAGGGTGTAGGTCGTTTCACCCAAGGTCAGCTCAAGGCTGCCTTCGATGACATAGCCCATTTCTTCGCCGGCGTGTTCGATCATTTCGCTGACCATGCCGGGCGACACGATGTGGATATCACCCTGCAACAACCCGCCCTTCTGAATGTGGGTGATGCGCTCCAGGTCGATGAATTCCTTCTTGGCACCTTTGGCAAAGCGGTTGATTTGCCGGTCTCCCGCGCGCAGGACCGGCTCCGGGGACACCCAGTCCTCGCAGGTGAGCTCCGACACGTTGCTGCCCAACGCCAGGGCCAGCCGGTGCAGCATGGCCAGCGAAGGGGATGCCGCGTCGTTTTCCAGCTTGGAAATCAGGCTTTCCGAACAGCCGGCGGCTTGCGCAACCTGCTTCAGGGTAAGGCCCGCGACCTTGCGCGCGTGGCGCAAGCGTACACTCAAGCTCGGCAGGCCATTGGCGTGCTGGGCTTTGGGGGCAGGCGATTGGCTGTTAGTGGACATGCATTCCTCGGTGATGCGGGCAAAAGGCCAGGCGACAAGCATCCTAGGGCCACGGACGCCTGTCGTCTACGGGGGCGTTGCGCGTCAGGCGTGAATCGAGAAGGTGACTTCCACCGGGTTCAGGTCATTGATGGGCACGATGTCCTGTGGGCAGGCCGACATCACGACGATGACGTCCATTTCGGCACGGATTTCCACGTAGTCGCCGGCCTTGGATACCGGTGGCAGCCACTGCACCGTGTAGTCGGCGCTGACCGGGATGTTCATCCACAGGTTGAATGGCTGCGGGACTTCCCGGGCACGCAGGCCGATGGCTTGCAGGGCCAGGCGCATGTTGTCGGCGCAGCTGTCGTGGTAACCCTCCACACCCAGGTTGGTGTAGCGATGCAGGTCGCAGGCGGCCATCAGCGTGTCGTGAACACCTGGCGAGGTGTCGGTCACCAACGTGCCGATTGCCCGGCGGCGGTTGCTGAACAGCGCGTCACCGGGCTTGGGGATGATGCGGTTGCAGTGGGCGCGGGCATGCTCCATGGACAGGAATTCGCTCATGTCCTCGGTGTTGAACAGCCAGGTGTCGCATACCTGGGTGCCGTGGGTGTTGACGATGCGAATGGTTTGGCCAGCTTTCAGGCGTACGGCGCGGCCGCAGCGGGCGGGCACGGTGTACTGCTCGTTCAGCACCGGGGTGCCGTCGGGCGAGATCGGCGCTTGCAGCGTGGCGTTGATGCCGAGCGAGGCGCCGTTGTCCGGTTGGCAGCAGGCTGGGAAGTCGTGGCTGTGGGTGACGTGGTTCATGTCGATTCCTTGGGTTTCAGGGTTGTTGGGCAAGTGAAGCCAGGCTCCAGGCCAATGCCCGGGCGCCTGCTTCAAGTTGCGCAGGTTCAGTGAATTCCAGCGGGTTATGGCTGATGCCATCGCGGCTGGGCACAAACAGCATGGCGGTGGGGCAGTGCTCGGCCAGGTACATGGCGTCATGGAACGCCCCCGAGCGGATCGGCTGCCAAGGCAGGCCGGTGGCGTTGCAGGCGTCTTCGAGCACGGCAATGAGCGCCGCATCGAACACAGTGGGTGCGTGGCTGAACAGGCGGGTGAATTCAGCGTCGGGCGCCAGGCAGTGGCCCAGGCCGGCATCGAACGCCTCCAGCACGGCCGGGTCGGCGTGGCGGAAGTCGATGCTGAAGGTGACTTCGCTGGCGATCGTGTTGATGGCGTTGGGGAACACGCTCCAGCGGCCGAAGGTCAGGCGCTTGTCCTGGCCTGCCAGGTCGTTGGCCAGCGCGTCGATACGCGCCAGTGATGCCATGGCCATCAGCACGGCATCACGGCGCATGTGCGCCGGGGTGGTCCCGGCGTGGGCGGAGGCACCCTTGCACACCACCTGATACCAGCGCACGCCCTGGATGCCGGACACCACGCCCAGGGGTACCTGGGCTTGCTCCAGCACAGGGCCTTGTTCGATGTGCAGTTCGACAAAGGCGTGGGTCGCGATCTTTTCGCGCCGTGGCAGGTGCGCGAAGCGCTGGGCATGGGCATCCAGTGCCTGTGCCACGGTGGTGCCTTCGGCGTCGCGGTTGCCGCGGTACTGCGCCACGCGCTGCGGGTCGACGTAAGCGCTGGAACCCATGGCACCCGGGCTGAAACGGCTGCCTTCTTCGTTGGTCCACACCACCACTTCAATCGGGCGGCGGGTCTGAATGTTGGCGTCGGCCAGGGCGTGCAGGCATTCCAGCCCGGCGATCACGCCGTAGCAGCCGTCGAGCGTGCCGCCGGTGGGTTGTGTGTCGATGTGGCTCCCGGTCATCACCGGCGGCAGGTCGAGCAAGCCTTCGCGGCGGATGAACAGGTTGGCGCAGGCGTCTGTCCACACCTTGCAGCCAAGTGCCTGGGCCTGGTCGATCAGCCACGCCCTGGCCTGGAAGTCTTCTTCCGACAGTGCCTGGCGGTTCATCCCGCCATTGCGGCCCGGCCCGAAGGTGGCCAGGGTGGCCAGCAAGCCGTGCAGCCGCTCGGCAGACACTGCGTTCATGGTGTGCAGGGGGATCATGGCGTCACCTGCGCAGCCGGGGTCAGGCTTCGGTTGAACCAGGGCGTGAGGAATTTCTTCAGGCGCTCGGTGCCGGGTGTGTTGAACAGGGCCAGAGGGGCGCCGGTTTCGACGATTTTGCCGGCCTCCATGAATACGACCTGGCTGGAAATCTGCGCCGCGAAGCTCATCTCGTGGGTGACCATGACCATGGTCATGCCATCGTTGGCGAGGCTGCGGATCACCTGCAGCACTTCTTCGACCAGCTCCGGGTCCAGGGCTGACGTCGGCTCGTCCAGCAGCATCAGGCGCGGCTTCACTGCGAGTGCCCGCGCTATGCCCACGCGTTGCTGTTGCCCGCCGGACAAGCGGGCGGGGTAAGCATCGGCCTTGGCGGCAAGACCCACCCGCGCCAGTGCTTGGTCGGCCAGCTCGCGGGCCTTGGTTTTGTCGAGTTTCTTGCCCAGCACCAAGGGTGCGATGACGTTTTCCCGCACGGTCATGTGGGGCCACAGGTTGAACTGCTGGAACACCATCGACAGCGGGTTGCGCACTTCATCGATCTTGGCTTCGCTATCACGGTCGGCCGGCCGCCGTCCGCTGCCGCTGTAGCCCAGCAGCTGGCCATCGATCCAGATTTCGCCTTCGTCGTACTGTTCGAGGAAGTTCATGCAGCGCAGTGCGGTGGTCTTGCCCGAGCCGGACGGGCCAATCAGCGAGACGATCTCGCCGGGTTGCACGCTGAGGTCGAAGCCGCTCAGGACGCGGTTCGCCCCATAGGACTTGCCGACGCCGCGCAGCTCAAGAAGCGGTAGGTTACTCATCAGATCAGCCTCGCAGGTAGCGTGTCATGCGCTGCCCGAGCGCGTTGGCCAGGGCCGCGACCATCGAGGTCAGCAGCCAGTAGCACAGCACCAGCAAGGCGTAGGGCAAGACATAGGAAAAGGTAGTGGCGACGATGCGCCCGGCGGTCATGGTCAGTTCCGGGACGGTGATGATCGAGGTGACGGCGCTTTCCTTGATGGTCAGGATCACCTGGTTGCCCAGTAACGGCAGGGCAAAGGCAATGGCCTGCGGTGCCTGCACATGCCAGAACGCCTGGCTGCGTGACAGGCCATGCACGCGTGCTGCCTCCACCTGCCCCTTGGGTACGCTGGCCCATGCAGACCGGAACAATTCGGCGAAGTAGGCCGCGCTGTAGAGCGCCAGGGACAGGATGCTGGCTTCGACGGCATCCAGCCGAACGCCGACTACCGGCAGGCCGAAATAGATCACCGCCAGTTGAGCCAGAAACGGGGTGCCACGAATCAGCCACACGTATACGCGGTAGATGGCAGCAAAGGCCGGGGTGGCGATACGCAAGGCATTCAGGGTAAAGCCCAGTACCAGGCCGAGCCACGCAGCGGCCAGGCTGATGCCCAGCGTCACCAGCAGGGCATTGGCAAAATCGGGTAGGTAGCTGATGATTTCTTGCATTAGTTGCGCTCCTGCCAACGCCGCTCCAGTTGGCTCCCGAGCAGGCTCAGGAGGCTGGTCAGCGCCAGATAGAAAAGGCCTGCCACCAGGTACACCTCAAGCGGGCGATAGGTTTGCGAGACCAGTTGCTGGCTGACGCGCATCAGGTCGGTGATGGAAATGACCGAAACCACGGCTGACACCTTGATCACGTCGATCAGCTCGGAAACCAGCGCTGGCGATGTAAGGCGCAGCACCTGTGGCAGCTGAATGTGGACGAGCCTGTCGAACTTGCCGATGCCGAACACCGAGGCGGCTTCCATCTGCCCTTGCGCGATTGCGGCAAACCCGCTACCGAGGATCTGTGACTGGTAGGCGGCCGTGTTCAGTGCCAGCGCGGCCACGCCTGCCACCATCGGCGGCACGTCAAGCCCCAGGGCTGACGGCAGGTAGAACAACAACAGCAACTGGGCGAGCATGGGCGTGCCGCGAAAGAAGCTGACGTAGACTTTGGTGAAGGCAACGCCCAGGCGGCTGCGGCCGGTGGCCAGGAGGTGGAGCACCACCCCCAGCGCAAAGCCCAGCAGCATCCCCATGGCGCACAACCACAAGGTGGTCCATGCGCCCTCCATCAAGGCAGGCCAGTACGAGGCCAAGCGGCTGCTGAAATCGTTCATCATCAGCGGCTCAGATGCTTGGCGCCGGCATGGCGTCGGTTGGCAAGTCCATGGTGAAGCCGAACCACTTCTGTTGCAGCGTCTTCAGCGTGCCATCCGCGGCTGCGCGGGCGATGCCGTCACTGAACAGTTTGACCAGGCTGGCGCTGTCGGCGTCCTTGCGGCCAACCCAGCCGAAGTAGGTGGTTGGGCCGACCATTTCCGGCAGGGTGCTGAACAGGCCCGGGCGCGCTTTCATCAGCGGGCCAAGGTTCGCCAGCGACTGTGCAACGCCATCGAGCCTGCCGTTTGCAAGGTCTGCGTAGGCTTCGTCGAAACTGACGTATTCCTTGATTTGCGCGATGCCGGGTTGGCCTTGGGCTTTGAGCTGGGTGTCGAGCGCTTTCAGTACGGCCAGTTGCCCCGAGCCTGTCTGCGAGCCGATGACCCGCCCGTTGAGGTCGGCCAGTGTCTTGATGTTGCCATCGTCCGCGCGCTTGAGCAGTGCCACGGTGGACTCGGCGATTGGCACGGTGAACGCAAACTGCTCGAAGCGTGCCTTGTTGACCGTTACCGAGGTCACCACAAAGTCGAACTTGCGGGTGTCGAGCCCAGGGAGGATGCCCTGGAACGGCAGGTCCAGCTGGCGCACCTTGACCTCGGGCAGGTCTGCGCTCAGCACGTAGTGCATGAGGTCGGCGCCATAGCCGACGATCTTGCCGTTTTCCACCGACTCAAACGGCGCAAAGCGCGCCTCGGTGGCGACCACGATCTGGTTTTTTTCCTTGATGCGTTGCAGTAGGTCGTCTGCCTGCGCCATTGAGATGCTGCACAGGGTTATCAATGACAACGACAGCGTTTTGAGCGAAAACCGATTCATCCTGGAGCCCCTTGAATTGATGGTGATCTTTATTCAAGCTACTTGAATGAATGGAAATAAGCATGAAGCGTGCCATGGGCTGATGGCCGCAGATTGAGTAGGAAAATTGCCGTGTAGGCAGAGGGGAGGGCACTGATTTCGCGCAAGGGGGCAGAATGTGCCTTCAGCTGGTGCGCCTTGAGTGCCCTGTGTCAGGCCCGGCGGGTTTGCCCCGCGATGGTGTACGTGCCAGCAACGCAGCACTCAAGGCTTATATAAAGCGTCCTCCATCACGATCAACTGCGCCCCTTCATTACGCACATTGCCCACCGCCTTGCCCACCGCAAACCACTCGAACGCCTCCACCGGCAGGCACTGCTCCCGCGCCAGGCGTTCGGCCTCATCGGCAGGCACCTCAGGGTCGATCCAGGCCCGCGCGTACTCCGGCG
The genomic region above belongs to Pseudomonas sp. PSKL.D1 and contains:
- a CDS encoding amino acid ABC transporter permease is translated as MQEIISYLPDFANALLVTLGISLAAAWLGLVLGFTLNALRIATPAFAAIYRVYVWLIRGTPFLAQLAVIYFGLPVVGVRLDAVEASILSLALYSAAYFAELFRSAWASVPKGQVEAARVHGLSRSQAFWHVQAPQAIAFALPLLGNQVILTIKESAVTSIITVPELTMTAGRIVATTFSYVLPYALLVLCYWLLTSMVAALANALGQRMTRYLRG
- a CDS encoding cupin domain-containing protein, with product MSTNSQSPAPKAQHANGLPSLSVRLRHARKVAGLTLKQVAQAAGCSESLISKLENDAASPSLAMLHRLALALGSNVSELTCEDWVSPEPVLRAGDRQINRFAKGAKKEFIDLERITHIQKGGLLQGDIHIVSPGMVSEMIEHAGEEMGYVIEGSLELTLGETTYTLQAGDSFHFPSTIPHGYRNTSASIARILWINTPATF
- a CDS encoding urea carboxylase-associated family protein is translated as MNHVTHSHDFPACCQPDNGASLGINATLQAPISPDGTPVLNEQYTVPARCGRAVRLKAGQTIRIVNTHGTQVCDTWLFNTEDMSEFLSMEHARAHCNRIIPKPGDALFSNRRRAIGTLVTDTSPGVHDTLMAACDLHRYTNLGVEGYHDSCADNMRLALQAIGLRAREVPQPFNLWMNIPVSADYTVQWLPPVSKAGDYVEIRAEMDVIVVMSACPQDIVPINDLNPVEVTFSIHA
- a CDS encoding formate dehydrogenase subunit delta — encoded protein: MSHENLVKMANQIAHYFDSEPDHALAVKGVQQHLQSFWTPAMRRQLGQWIAASGGEGVDPKVVEALG
- a CDS encoding transporter substrate-binding domain-containing protein; its protein translation is MNRFSLKTLSLSLITLCSISMAQADDLLQRIKEKNQIVVATEARFAPFESVENGKIVGYGADLMHYVLSADLPEVKVRQLDLPFQGILPGLDTRKFDFVVTSVTVNKARFEQFAFTVPIAESTVALLKRADDGNIKTLADLNGRVIGSQTGSGQLAVLKALDTQLKAQGQPGIAQIKEYVSFDEAYADLANGRLDGVAQSLANLGPLMKARPGLFSTLPEMVGPTTYFGWVGRKDADSASLVKLFSDGIARAAADGTLKTLQQKWFGFTMDLPTDAMPAPSI
- a CDS encoding ABC transporter ATP-binding protein/permease, producing MDMNWHQALQESLSWLAIASFITFIGFTAAATLAVRYTRWGRQFWQLAGPYFTFRRSWRPLLVFALLLVLTLFSVRLNVLFSFWYNGFYSALQGLDQTAFWYMLGVFAVLATIHVLRSLFTFYVTQAFSIRWRVWLTERLTGDWMRGDAYYRGQFLAEPVDNPDQRIELDVNAFVTNSVSLALGAVSALVSLVAFTAILWGLSAPLTVAGVEIPRAMVFAVYVYVLIATWIAFRLGQPLIRLNFLNEKLTANFRYALMRLRENAENIAFYQGAQVERATLLGRFGALIVNVWALVFRNLKFSGFNLGVSQVAVVFPFILQAPRFFSGAIKLGDVMQTSQAFGQVQDSLSFFRESYDTFAQYRATLDRLTGFLDANEKASALPRVLTEDQPQALDIVGLQVMRPDGHALIANLDLRLQAGQALLIKGPSGSGKTTLLRALAGLWPYAEGEVRRPTGSQALFLPQRPYLPLGDLRAAIAYPADARPEDEARMQQALRQVNLGHLAERLAVSSDWSHILSLGEQQRLAFARVLFNRPQVVFLDESTSAMDEGLEHALYSLLRTQMPDTLLVSVGHRSTLAGFHTHRLEVDGQGGWALLEQQAAGEVLA
- a CDS encoding amino acid ABC transporter permease, with the protein product MMNDFSSRLASYWPALMEGAWTTLWLCAMGMLLGFALGVVLHLLATGRSRLGVAFTKVYVSFFRGTPMLAQLLLLFYLPSALGLDVPPMVAGVAALALNTAAYQSQILGSGFAAIAQGQMEAASVFGIGKFDRLVHIQLPQVLRLTSPALVSELIDVIKVSAVVSVISITDLMRVSQQLVSQTYRPLEVYLVAGLFYLALTSLLSLLGSQLERRWQERN
- a CDS encoding M20 family metallo-hydrolase, encoding MIPLHTMNAVSAERLHGLLATLATFGPGRNGGMNRQALSEEDFQARAWLIDQAQALGCKVWTDACANLFIRREGLLDLPPVMTGSHIDTQPTGGTLDGCYGVIAGLECLHALADANIQTRRPIEVVVWTNEEGSRFSPGAMGSSAYVDPQRVAQYRGNRDAEGTTVAQALDAHAQRFAHLPRREKIATHAFVELHIEQGPVLEQAQVPLGVVSGIQGVRWYQVVCKGASAHAGTTPAHMRRDAVLMAMASLARIDALANDLAGQDKRLTFGRWSVFPNAINTIASEVTFSIDFRHADPAVLEAFDAGLGHCLAPDAEFTRLFSHAPTVFDAALIAVLEDACNATGLPWQPIRSGAFHDAMYLAEHCPTAMLFVPSRDGISHNPLEFTEPAQLEAGARALAWSLASLAQQP
- a CDS encoding amino acid ABC transporter ATP-binding protein is translated as MSNLPLLELRGVGKSYGANRVLSGFDLSVQPGEIVSLIGPSGSGKTTALRCMNFLEQYDEGEIWIDGQLLGYSGSGRRPADRDSEAKIDEVRNPLSMVFQQFNLWPHMTVRENVIAPLVLGKKLDKTKARELADQALARVGLAAKADAYPARLSGGQQQRVGIARALAVKPRLMLLDEPTSALDPELVEEVLQVIRSLANDGMTMVMVTHEMSFAAQISSQVVFMEAGKIVETGAPLALFNTPGTERLKKFLTPWFNRSLTPAAQVTP